The following coding sequences are from one Armatimonadota bacterium window:
- the hutU gene encoding urocanate hydratase, with protein MKAPTGSQLTCKGWQQEAALRMLMNNLDPMVAEDPDHLIVYGGTGKAARNWDAFHAIVRSLQSLENDETLLVQSGKPVGIFRTQADAPRVLIANSNLVGKWSNWEEFGRLEKLGLMMYGQMTAGSWIYIGSQGIVQGTFETFAAAADRHFGGSLSGRLVVSGGIGGMGGAQPLAATMNGAVFLGVDVDESRIRKRLDTGYIDEISFTLDEAWPRIERALAAKEAVSIGLVGNCADVLPELLRRGITPDVLTDQTSAHDPLNGYVPNGMSLAEALELRKRDPDEYQRWSIATMGLHVQAMLDLKSRGAVTFDYGNNIRAYAVQAGVTDAFEIKGFVPEYIRPLFCEGKGPFRWAALSGDPADIRRTDELAASLFPENESLQRWLRLASEKIQFQGLPARICWLGYGERAKMGLAINGLVRTGEIKAPIVIGRDHLDCGSVASPNRETESMRDTSDAVADWALLNALVNTAAGATWVSIHNGGGVGIGYSQHAGMVVVADGTEAAAKRLERVLTSDPGMGVIRHVDAGYDEAIEFAERAGVRIPMNG; from the coding sequence ATGAAAGCTCCCACCGGATCTCAACTCACGTGCAAGGGATGGCAACAGGAGGCCGCCCTGCGCATGCTCATGAACAACCTCGACCCGATGGTGGCCGAGGACCCCGACCATCTGATCGTGTACGGCGGAACTGGAAAGGCGGCGCGGAACTGGGACGCTTTTCATGCGATCGTTCGGTCGCTTCAGTCCCTGGAGAACGATGAAACGCTCTTGGTTCAGTCGGGCAAACCGGTTGGTATTTTCCGAACGCAGGCGGACGCGCCCCGCGTTCTGATCGCCAATTCGAACCTGGTTGGGAAGTGGTCGAATTGGGAAGAATTCGGTCGGCTGGAGAAGCTGGGGCTGATGATGTACGGCCAGATGACGGCGGGCTCGTGGATTTACATCGGGAGCCAAGGCATCGTGCAAGGGACGTTTGAGACCTTTGCCGCGGCGGCGGATCGGCACTTCGGTGGGTCGTTGTCGGGCCGCTTGGTGGTTAGCGGCGGCATTGGCGGGATGGGTGGCGCTCAGCCGCTGGCGGCCACGATGAACGGCGCGGTTTTCCTGGGCGTCGATGTGGACGAATCGCGAATCCGCAAGCGCCTGGATACGGGTTACATCGATGAGATCAGCTTTACTCTGGACGAGGCTTGGCCCCGAATCGAGCGGGCTCTGGCGGCCAAGGAAGCGGTAAGCATTGGGTTAGTCGGCAACTGCGCGGACGTTTTGCCCGAGCTTCTGAGGCGGGGGATCACGCCCGACGTTTTGACCGACCAGACCAGCGCCCACGACCCGCTGAACGGCTATGTGCCGAACGGCATGTCGCTGGCGGAAGCGCTGGAATTGCGCAAGCGCGATCCTGACGAGTACCAGCGTTGGAGCATTGCGACGATGGGTTTGCACGTTCAGGCGATGCTGGACCTGAAGTCTCGCGGGGCGGTTACGTTTGACTACGGCAACAATATTCGGGCCTACGCGGTGCAGGCGGGAGTGACCGACGCGTTCGAGATCAAGGGATTCGTGCCGGAGTACATTCGCCCCCTTTTCTGCGAAGGGAAAGGGCCGTTTCGATGGGCGGCGCTCTCGGGCGATCCGGCGGATATCCGCCGCACGGACGAACTAGCGGCATCGCTGTTTCCCGAAAATGAGTCGCTTCAGCGGTGGCTCCGGCTCGCCTCGGAGAAAATTCAATTTCAGGGCTTGCCCGCGCGTATCTGCTGGTTGGGCTACGGCGAGCGGGCAAAGATGGGCTTGGCGATCAACGGGTTGGTGCGAACGGGCGAGATCAAGGCACCGATCGTCATTGGTCGCGACCACCTCGACTGCGGGTCGGTCGCCTCGCCGAATCGCGAGACGGAATCGATGCGAGACACCAGCGACGCGGTCGCCGACTGGGCGCTGTTGAACGCCTTAGTGAACACGGCGGCGGGGGCGACCTGGGTCTCGATCCATAATGGCGGCGGGGTCGGGATTGGCTACTCTCAGCACGCGGGCATGGTGGTGGTCGCCGACGGAACCGAGGCGGCGGCGAAGCGATTGGAGCGAGTACTGACGTCGGACCCGGGGATGGGAGTTATTCGGCATGTCGATGCGGGATACGACGAGGCGATCGAGTTTGCTGAGCGGGCGGGTGTTCGGATTCCGATGAACGGCTAG
- the hutH gene encoding histidine ammonia-lyase produces the protein MGVLTVEPKPLTLAQIADVAFGATKVQLSDATRRIVAESRQVVDHIVHNHVVTYGINTGFGRLADVHIPDDELRQLQLNLVRSHAVGVGEPLSIPETRAMMLLRLNVLAQGFSGARVEVIEFLVEMLNKRITPVVPSQGSVGASGDLAPLAHLALAMIGEGECWSGSTRVPARKALEKQGLTPLALEPKEGLALLNGTQAIGGVGCLGLIRALRCVHAADIIGAMTLEALMGTPTAFDLRIHEARRHEGQIASAKHLLGLMEGSEIRESHRVGDSRVQDAYCLRCMPQVHGAVRSALRHVRETLEQETGAATDNPLVFRENGDVISGGNFHGAPLAYALDYAAIVMTDLLSISERRMDRLVNPDANEGLPAFLSGHPGTGSGFMMPHVTVAALLNDCKVLSHPASVDSVPTSGGKEDHVSMGMTSALKFRRIVDNVERGLAIELLTAAEGLEYRRPLRAGAAIERAHETVRIALDIPRVQQDRYLAPDFEAIAAAIGRGAFDSGLETIL, from the coding sequence ATGGGCGTGCTCACCGTCGAGCCTAAGCCGCTCACTCTTGCCCAAATTGCCGACGTGGCGTTTGGCGCAACCAAGGTCCAACTCTCGGACGCCACTCGTCGAATCGTGGCGGAGTCGCGCCAAGTTGTCGACCACATTGTCCACAACCATGTCGTCACGTACGGCATCAACACCGGCTTTGGCCGCCTGGCCGACGTCCATATTCCCGACGACGAACTGCGCCAACTTCAACTTAACCTGGTTCGAAGTCATGCGGTCGGAGTGGGTGAACCTCTCAGCATTCCCGAAACCCGAGCGATGATGCTCCTTCGTCTCAATGTCCTAGCTCAGGGCTTTAGCGGAGCGCGAGTCGAGGTGATTGAATTCCTCGTCGAAATGCTCAACAAGCGCATCACTCCGGTCGTGCCGTCCCAGGGTTCGGTGGGCGCGTCTGGCGACCTTGCGCCGCTGGCACACCTTGCGCTGGCGATGATCGGCGAAGGTGAATGCTGGTCCGGCTCGACGAGAGTTCCCGCTCGCAAGGCACTGGAAAAGCAGGGACTCACTCCATTGGCATTGGAACCGAAAGAGGGTCTGGCCTTGCTGAACGGAACCCAAGCAATTGGAGGCGTTGGATGCCTAGGCCTGATTCGCGCGTTGCGGTGCGTCCATGCCGCGGATATCATCGGCGCGATGACCTTGGAAGCCCTGATGGGCACGCCAACCGCTTTCGATCTGCGCATCCACGAGGCTCGGCGGCATGAGGGACAGATTGCCTCGGCCAAGCACTTGCTCGGCCTGATGGAAGGTTCGGAAATTCGCGAATCGCATCGGGTGGGCGACTCGCGCGTGCAAGACGCCTACTGCCTGCGGTGTATGCCTCAGGTTCATGGGGCAGTGCGTTCTGCCCTTCGGCATGTTCGGGAGACATTGGAGCAGGAGACCGGCGCGGCGACGGACAACCCGCTCGTATTCCGCGAGAATGGCGATGTCATTTCGGGTGGAAATTTCCACGGTGCCCCACTTGCCTATGCGCTGGATTACGCGGCCATCGTCATGACCGACCTGCTCTCGATTTCCGAACGTCGGATGGATCGACTGGTGAACCCCGATGCAAACGAGGGGCTTCCGGCATTCCTAAGCGGACACCCTGGCACGGGATCGGGCTTTATGATGCCACACGTGACGGTCGCTGCCTTGCTGAATGACTGCAAGGTGCTCAGCCATCCCGCCAGCGTCGATTCGGTGCCGACTTCGGGCGGGAAGGAAGACCACGTTTCGATGGGCATGACCAGCGCGCTCAAATTCCGGCGGATCGTCGACAACGTCGAGCGTGGCCTCGCCATCGAACTTTTGACCGCGGCCGAAGGGCTTGAGTATCGGCGTCCCTTGCGAGCTGGCGCGGCGATCGAACGTGCGCACGAAACCGTGCGCATTGCCCTCGACATTCCTCGGGTCCAACAGGACCGCTACCTCGCCCCCGACTTCGAAGCCATTGCCGCCGCGATTGGGCGTGGCGCATTCGATTCGGGGTTGGAAACGATTCTATGA
- a CDS encoding HupE/UreJ family protein has product MRWFATFVLLIASCLAWAHDTSISGLKFILDAKGATVAIQTTLTNIKKTGTTPEALGSEIHLQVNGHNWTCEKPNLMVDKPTDNVTLQARIDEPVESLDVSQRLFANDPTTKTIVTVMKDGDVAGQAVLTSEFPSWRYGAAKSSTPQHVSVLATMKTFLLMGIEHILSGPDHLLFIFGLMLARPRIRELVKVATGFTVAHSITLSLCALNIFTLPSRIVEPLIALSIVAVAAEKFFKPDDKVWRTVLIAFSFGLIHGFGFAGALTEAGLPPGQAAVSLASFNIGVELVQISLILVGIPILLWFQDRRPKLYQPATVATAVCISLVGLFWFGERIIRGG; this is encoded by the coding sequence ATGCGCTGGTTCGCCACCTTTGTGCTATTGATCGCTAGTTGTCTGGCGTGGGCACATGACACCAGCATTTCCGGTCTGAAGTTCATCTTGGACGCCAAAGGCGCGACCGTCGCCATCCAGACCACGCTGACGAACATCAAGAAGACGGGAACGACGCCCGAGGCGCTGGGTTCAGAGATTCATCTTCAGGTCAACGGCCACAACTGGACCTGCGAGAAGCCGAACCTGATGGTCGATAAGCCGACCGACAATGTAACACTCCAGGCTCGAATCGATGAGCCGGTTGAGTCGCTGGACGTCTCGCAAAGGCTCTTTGCCAACGATCCGACCACGAAGACGATTGTGACGGTGATGAAGGACGGCGACGTCGCGGGTCAGGCGGTTCTGACTTCGGAGTTTCCGTCTTGGCGGTATGGCGCGGCGAAATCATCCACGCCACAGCACGTGAGCGTTTTGGCGACGATGAAGACGTTCCTCCTGATGGGAATCGAGCACATTCTGTCGGGACCGGACCATCTGCTTTTCATCTTCGGACTGATGCTCGCCCGCCCGCGAATTCGGGAGCTAGTCAAAGTCGCGACCGGCTTCACCGTCGCCCATAGCATCACGCTGTCACTTTGCGCGCTCAACATCTTCACGTTGCCTTCGCGGATTGTAGAGCCACTGATTGCGCTTTCCATTGTCGCGGTGGCGGCCGAGAAATTCTTTAAGCCCGACGACAAGGTTTGGCGAACGGTTTTGATCGCCTTCAGCTTCGGCCTGATTCATGGCTTTGGGTTCGCGGGAGCGTTGACGGAGGCCGGTCTGCCGCCCGGACAAGCGGCCGTCTCGCTCGCGTCGTTTAACATCGGCGTCGAGCTCGTTCAGATATCGCTGATCCTGGTCGGTATTCCGATCTTGCTCTGGTTCCAGGACCGGAGGCCGAAGCTCTACCAACCGGCAACGGTCGCGACTGCGGTTTGTATCAGCCTCGTTGGCCTGTTCTGGTTCGGCGAAAGAATCATTCGCGGCGGCTAA